One genomic segment of Primulina tabacum isolate GXHZ01 chromosome 9, ASM2559414v2, whole genome shotgun sequence includes these proteins:
- the LOC142556675 gene encoding rhamnogalacturonan I rhamnosyltransferase 1-like isoform X1, giving the protein MEGVRSERFVEKVLPLQGHATPRTRLQVWFIRVCSSILIWTCLVQLVTVGELWHPRLLGGIPGFTKMLIRVEGSLPSSPPPLVPARNYTSNGFLKVSCNGGLNQMRSAICDMVTVARLLNLTLVVPELDKTSFWADPSNFEDIFDVKHFIDSLRDEVRIIKRLPKRFGLNYGYQPLVMSPVSWSSERYYLQQLLPLFEKHKVIQFNRTDSRLTNNGIPLELQRLRCRVNFHALKFTHEIEALGNKLIHIIQQKGPYLALHLRYEMDMLAFSGCTHGCTDEEADNLKRLRYAFPWWREKEIVSEEKRSHGLCPLTPEETALVLQALDFNKKIQIYIASGEIYGNERRLATLRAAFPRILKKEMLLDPEDLRQFQNHSSQMAALDFMVSVASDIFVPTYDGNMARIVEGHRRYHGFKKTFQLNRTKLVELLDLHQNGTLSWDEFSFAVRQAHEKRTGQPIHRRVIADKPKEEEYFYANPQECLREGTGCGYSSSPGNTTTV; this is encoded by the exons ATGGAGGGGGTTAGATCGGAGAGATTTGTAGAAAAAGTGCTGCCATTACAGGGGCATGCCACGCCGAGGACGAGATTGCAAGTTTGGTTTATTAGGGTGTGTTCTAGCATTTTAATATGGACGTGTTTGGTTCAACTTGTTACAGTTGGAGAGCTGTGGCACCCCCGTTTGTTAGGTGGAATCCCGGGTTTCACGAAAATGTTGATTCGCGTTGAGGGATCTTTGCCTTCTTCCCCTCCGCCTCTAGTTCCTGCCA GGAATTACACAAGCAATGGCTTTCTAAAAGTTTCTTGCAATGGCGGCTTGAATCAAATGCGATCCGCA ATTTGTGATATGGTAACAGTTGCCCGGCTTTTAAATCTTACATTGGTTGTTCCTGAGCTTGACAAGACGTCATTCTGGGCTGATCCCAG CAATTTTGAGGACATTTTTGATGTGAAACATTTCATCGATTCATTAAGAGATGAAGTTCGAATTATCAAGAGGTTACCAAAGAGATTTGGCCTGAATTATGGATATCAACCACTTGTGATGTCTCCAGTTAGCTGGTCAAGTGAGCGATACTACCTGCAACAG CTTCTGCCTCTCTTTGAAAAGCACAAGGTGATTCAATTTAACCGAACAGACTCACGGCTGACAAATAATGGAATCCCTCTGGAGCTCCAGAGACTTAGATGTCGTGTCAATTTTCATGCATTAAAGTTCACGCATGAAATTGAGGCCTTGGGAAATAAGTTGATTCATATTATTCAACAGAAGGGACCTTATTTAGCGTTGCATTTGAGATATGAGATGGATATGCTGGCTTTCTCAGGTTGCACTCATGGCTGCACCGACGAGGAAGCAGATAATCTCAAACGACTGAG GTATGCATTTCCTTGGTGGAGGGAGAAAGAAATAGTATCAGAAGAGAAAAGATCTCATGGCTTATGTCCTCTTACCCCCGAAGAGACAGCTTTGGTTTTGCAAGCATTGGATTTCAATAAAAAGATTCAGATCTATATTGCATCCGGTGAAATCTATGGTAATGAAAGGAGACTTGCAACACTAAGAGCTGCCTTTCCGAGGATT TTGAAAAAGGAGATGCTGCTAGATCCTGAAGATTTGCGGCAATTCCAGAATCATTCGTCTCAAATGGCAGCTCTTGACTTCATGGTTTCTGTTGCCAGCGATATTTTTGTTCCCACATATGATGGAAATATGGCAAGAATCGTGGAAGGTCATCGTAG GTATCATGGGTTCAAAAAGACCTTCCAACTGAATCGTACCAAACTTGTTGAATTGTTGGATTTACATCAAAATGGAACTTTATCATGGGACGAATTTTCCTTTGCTGTTCGGCAGGCACATGAAAAAAGAACGGGTCAGCCAATTCATAGAAGGGTTATTGCAGACAAGCCTAAAGAAGAAGAGTATTTCTATGCGAATCCGCAAGAATGTCTACGTGAAGGTACGGGGTGTGGGTACTCATCCAGCCCTGGCAATACAACCACAGTATAG
- the LOC142556675 gene encoding rhamnogalacturonan I rhamnosyltransferase 1-like isoform X2, protein MEGVRSERFVEKVLPLQGHATPRTRLQVWFIRVCSSILIWTCLVQLVTVGELWHPRLLGGIPGFTKMLIRVEGSLPSSPPPLVPARNYTSNGFLKVSCNGGLNQMRSAICDMVTVARLLNLTLVVPELDKTSFWADPSNFEDIFDVKHFIDSLRDEVRIIKRLPKRFGLNYGYQPLVMSPVSWSSERYYLQQLLPLFEKHKVIQFNRTDSRLTNNGIPLELQRLRCRVNFHALKFTHEIEALGNKLIHIIQQKGPYLALHLRYEMDMLAFSGCTHGCTDEEADNLKRLRYAFPWWREKEIVSEEKRSHGLCPLTPEETALVLQALDFNKKIQIYIASGEIYGNERRLATLRAAFPRILKKEMLLDPEDLRQFQNHSSQMAALDFMVSVASDIFVPTYDGNMARIVEGHRRHMKKERVSQFIEGLLQTSLKKKSISMRIRKNVYVKVRGVGTHPALAIQPQYSPAKHV, encoded by the exons ATGGAGGGGGTTAGATCGGAGAGATTTGTAGAAAAAGTGCTGCCATTACAGGGGCATGCCACGCCGAGGACGAGATTGCAAGTTTGGTTTATTAGGGTGTGTTCTAGCATTTTAATATGGACGTGTTTGGTTCAACTTGTTACAGTTGGAGAGCTGTGGCACCCCCGTTTGTTAGGTGGAATCCCGGGTTTCACGAAAATGTTGATTCGCGTTGAGGGATCTTTGCCTTCTTCCCCTCCGCCTCTAGTTCCTGCCA GGAATTACACAAGCAATGGCTTTCTAAAAGTTTCTTGCAATGGCGGCTTGAATCAAATGCGATCCGCA ATTTGTGATATGGTAACAGTTGCCCGGCTTTTAAATCTTACATTGGTTGTTCCTGAGCTTGACAAGACGTCATTCTGGGCTGATCCCAG CAATTTTGAGGACATTTTTGATGTGAAACATTTCATCGATTCATTAAGAGATGAAGTTCGAATTATCAAGAGGTTACCAAAGAGATTTGGCCTGAATTATGGATATCAACCACTTGTGATGTCTCCAGTTAGCTGGTCAAGTGAGCGATACTACCTGCAACAG CTTCTGCCTCTCTTTGAAAAGCACAAGGTGATTCAATTTAACCGAACAGACTCACGGCTGACAAATAATGGAATCCCTCTGGAGCTCCAGAGACTTAGATGTCGTGTCAATTTTCATGCATTAAAGTTCACGCATGAAATTGAGGCCTTGGGAAATAAGTTGATTCATATTATTCAACAGAAGGGACCTTATTTAGCGTTGCATTTGAGATATGAGATGGATATGCTGGCTTTCTCAGGTTGCACTCATGGCTGCACCGACGAGGAAGCAGATAATCTCAAACGACTGAG GTATGCATTTCCTTGGTGGAGGGAGAAAGAAATAGTATCAGAAGAGAAAAGATCTCATGGCTTATGTCCTCTTACCCCCGAAGAGACAGCTTTGGTTTTGCAAGCATTGGATTTCAATAAAAAGATTCAGATCTATATTGCATCCGGTGAAATCTATGGTAATGAAAGGAGACTTGCAACACTAAGAGCTGCCTTTCCGAGGATT TTGAAAAAGGAGATGCTGCTAGATCCTGAAGATTTGCGGCAATTCCAGAATCATTCGTCTCAAATGGCAGCTCTTGACTTCATGGTTTCTGTTGCCAGCGATATTTTTGTTCCCACATATGATGGAAATATGGCAAGAATCGTGGAAGGTCATCGTAG GCACATGAAAAAAGAACGGGTCAGCCAATTCATAGAAGGGTTATTGCAGACAAGCCTAAAGAAGAAGAGTATTTCTATGCGAATCCGCAAGAATGTCTACGTGAAGGTACGGGGTGTGGGTACTCATCCAGCCCTGGCAATACAACCACAGTATAGTCCGGCGAAACATGTCTGA
- the LOC142556677 gene encoding uncharacterized protein LOC142556677, producing the protein MASFLQNSSSVSAGRAAIDDLLSPYFLHHSDNPAISLVSQPLTGDNYASWSRATIIAMTVKNKLGFLDGSIAKPADTDLNLSSWIRNNNVVIAWILNSVSKDISASILFADSAYEIWNDLREQFQQSNGPRIFQLRRELINLRQDQQSVAVYFTKLKSLWVELSNFRPSCTCGQCTFGGVKNLAAFSHHEYVLTFLLGLNESFTQIRGQLLLLNPLPPINKVFWLVSQEECQRTLSSQSDANTSLSNNLAFAVKGRSSGHDFGFPTRGAQRERPFCTKCQINGHTIDTCHKIHGYPLVISPNLSQSLSTWQLILQQSTPLSIMWSTMTVQQHLKMAFFPIIEPSTIQTTNEDVCYALIKFCSHWFLHNDR; encoded by the coding sequence ATGGCTTCTTTTCTTCAAAATTCAAGTTCTGTTTCCGCTGGACGAGCTGCCATTGATGATCTGCTCAGCCCCTATTTCTTACATCATTCAGATAATCCGGCGATCTCGCTCGTTTCTCAACCGCTAACAGGAGATAACTATGCCTCCTGGAGTCGAGCTACGATCATCGCTATGACCGTCAAAAACAAATTGGGGTTCTTGGATGGATCAATTGCGAAGCCAGCAGATACAGATCTGAATTTATCGTCTTGGATTCGGAACAACAATGTTGTTATTGCCTGGATTTTAAATTCGGTTTCGAAGGACATCTCGGCAAGCATTCTGTTTGCTGATTCGGCATATGAGATTTGGAATGATCTACGCGAGCAATTCCAACAATCGAATGGACCACGCATTTTTCAATTGCGTCGAGAACTGATAAATCTCCGTCAAGATCAACAATCGGTGGCTGTCTATTTCACCAAACTTAAATCTCTTTGGGTTGAGCTGTCAAATTTTCGCCCTAGCTGTACTTGTGGTCAGTGTACATTCGGAGGCGTCAAAAATCTTGCTGCATTTTCTCATCATGAATATGTCTTGACATTTCTCTTGGGGTTGAATGAATCATTTACACAGATTCGTGGACAATTATTACTCTTGAATCCTTTACCTCCTATCAACAAGGTCTTTTGGTTGGTGTCGCAAGAGGAATGCCAACGAACTTTAAGCTCGCAATCTGATGCTAACACCTCTTTGTCAAATAACTTGGCCTTTGCTGTTAAAGGAAGGAGTTCTGGTCATGATTTTGGTTTTCCAACTCGAGGTGCTCAAAGGGAGCGTCCATTTTGTACTAAATGCCAAATTAATGGTCATACGATTGATACTTGCCATAAAATTCATGGGTACCCTCTGGTTATAAGCCCAAACCTAAGCCAAAGTTTGAGCACATGGCAACTCATTCTCCAGCAGTCAACGCCACTGTCAATCATGTGGTCAACAATGACAGTCCAGCAGCACCTCAAGATGGCATTTTTTCCAATCATTGAACCCTCGACAATACAAACAACTAATGAGGATGTTTGCTACGCACTTATCAAGTTCTGCTCCCACTGGTTCCTCCACAATGATAGATAG